In Tetrapisispora phaffii CBS 4417 chromosome 6, complete genome, a single genomic region encodes these proteins:
- the YKE2 gene encoding tubulin-binding prefolding complex subunit YKE2 (similar to Saccharomyces cerevisiae YKE2 (YLR200W); ancestral locus Anc_7.352), with protein sequence MSDVAAKYQSVQGELEELIIARQKLETQLQENKIVNDEFNDLNEDTPIYKLTGNVMLPIEQFEAKSNVEKRLEFIENEIKRCEENIKTKQDELDKLRGELMKMRGAN encoded by the coding sequence ATGTCCGACGTAGCTGCCAAATACCAATCTGTTCAAGGTGAACTAGaagaattaattattgCAAGACAAAAATTGGAAACACAATTGcaagaaaacaaaatagTTAATGATGAATTCAATGATTTGAATGAAGATACACctatttataaattaactGGTAATGTCATGTTACCTATTGAACAATTCGAAGCCAAATCTAATGTGGAAAAAAGATTAGAATTTATCGAGAATGAAATCAAACGTTGTGAGGAAAACATTAAAACAAAGCAAGATGAACTGGATAAGTTAAGAGGGGAACTAATGAAGATGCGCGGTGCTAACtag
- the PBA1 gene encoding Pba1p (similar to Saccharomyces cerevisiae PBA1 (YLR199C); ancestral locus Anc_7.353), with amino-acid sequence MLFKQWNDLAEPRHQLMSPSLSTNIESLQLQNIPEVSMTNLKYEDFENVIVTTKTMNALFPNKTLNLTKVGELSSSLVLNENEKVPTAEHYSWDYKENFPNEVDIYSQEAIESEIGSNESKKYNFQIPIMAYDKTLLISIEENFIKMSPIFSNLTAEKILKVILTFCNSNIGILTLGTSDRVAAIRKLTPENSTLVAPEFITGFVGSFISQLVILEVPNYKAVIVPSEGPIGFEKLSIETISELIDICKENLNINDPKYSNESHRLWKVAGSAMGAQTGLYI; translated from the exons ATGCTA TTTAAACAATGGAATGATCTTGCGGAGCCTAGACATCAGTTGATGTCTCCATCTTTGTCCACTAACATTGAATCattacaattacaaaatatacCAGAAGTGTCAATgacaaatttaaaatatgaagaTTTTGAGAATGTTATTGTTACTACAAAGACTATGAATGCATTATTTCCAAATAAAACACTTAATCTTACTAAAGTAGGGGAACTTAGCTCTTCATTGGtgttaaatgaaaatgaaaaagtGCCCACTGCAGAACATTACTCTTGGGATTATAAGGAAAATTTCCCTAATGAAGTAGATATTTATTCTCAAGAGGCCATTGAATCAGAGATAGGATCTaatgaatcaaaaaaatacaattttCAAATACCGATCATGGCATATGACAAAACGTTATTAATTTCCATTGAggaaaatttcattaagaTGTCTCCCATTTTCAGTAACTTAACTGCAGAAAAGATCCTGAAAGTAATATTAACTTTTTGCAACTCAAATATAGGTATATTAACACTTGGTACCTCTGATAGAGTTGCAGCCATTAGAAAATTAACACCAGAAAATAGTACGTTGGTGGCTCCAGAATTTATCACAGGTTTTGTCGGTAGTTTTATTTCTCAACTTGTCATTTTGGAAGTTCCTAACTACAAAGCTGTTATCGTTCCTAGCGAAGGACCAATAGGTTTCGAAAAGCTGTCTATTGAGACAATAAGtgaattaattgatatttgTAAAGAAAatctaaatataaatgacCCTAAATATTCCAATGAGTCTCATCGTCTGTGGAAGGTTGCAGGGTCAGCTATGGGAGCACAAACTggattatatatataa
- the NOP56 gene encoding snoRNP complex protein NOP56 (similar to Saccharomyces cerevisiae SIK1 (YLR197W); ancestral locus Anc_7.354): protein MAPIEYLLYEEPTGYAIFKVKLQQDDIGSRLGEVQQQINDFGSFTKLVELVSFAPFKGAAEALENANDISEGLVSENLKALLDLNLPKGSEKKSVVLGISDKNLGPSIKEDFPYVDCMANELAQDLLRGIRLHGEKLFKDLQTGDLDRAQLGLGHAYSRAKVKFSVQKNDNHIIQAIALLDQLDKDINTFAMRVKEWYGWHFPELAKLVPDNYSFARLVLFIKDKASLNDESLHDLTAILNDDAGISQRVIDNARISMGQDLSETDMDNICVFAKRVVSLVEYRRQLYDYLCEKMHTVAPNLSELIGEVIGARLISHAGSLTNLSKQAASTVQILGAEKALFRALKTKGNTPKYGLIYHSGFIAKAAAKNKGRISRYLANKCSMASRIDNYSDEPTNVFGSVLKKQVEQRLEFYATGSPTLKNELAIQEAMKLYNKDAPKSEDAAEETKSSKKRKLEVSDSEDEEKKSKKEKKEKKEKKDKKEKKDKKEKKDKKEKKDKKEKKDKKKKD from the coding sequence ATGGCTCCAATcgaatatttattatatgaaGAACCAACTGGTTACGCTATCTTCAAAGTTAAGTTGCAACAAGATGACATCGGTTCTAGATTAGGTGAGGTTCAACAGCAAATTAACGATTTTGGTTCTTTCACTAAGTTAGTCGAATTGGTTTCTTTTGCTCCTTTCAAAGGTGCTGCCGAAGCTTTAGAAAATGCTAATGACATTTCCGAAGGTTTAGTTTCCGAAAATTTGAAAGCTTTACTGGATTTAAACTTACCAAAAGGTTCTGAAAAGAAGTCTGTCGTTTTGGGTATTTCTGACAAAAACTTAGGTCCATCTATTAAGGAAGATTTCCCATATGTCGACTGTATGGCTAATGAATTAGCACAAGATCTATTACGTGGTATCAGATTACATggtgaaaaattattcaaagatCTACAAACTGGTGATTTAGACAGAGCTCAATTAGGTTTGGGTCACGCTTACTCAAGGGCTAAAGTGAAGTTCTCCGTTCAAAAGAATGATAACCATATCATCCAAGCTATCGCTCTATTGGATCAATTAGACAAAGATATCAACACTTTTGCTATGAGAGTTAAGGAATGGTACGGTTGGCACTTCCCGGAACTAGCCAAGTTAGTTCCAGACAACTATTCATTTGCTAGATTAGTCTTATTCATCAAAGACAAAGCTTCTCTAAACGACGAATCTTTACACGATTTAACCGCCATCTTAAATGACGACGCTGGTATTTCTCAAAGAGTCATCGACAACGCTAGAATATCTATGGGCCAAGATTTATCTGAAACTGATATGGATAACATTTGTGTTTTCGCTAAGAGAGTTGTTTCATTAGTAGAATACAGAAGACAATTATACGACTACTTGTGTGAAAAGATGCATACCGTCGCTCCAAATTTGTCTGAATTAATTGGTGAAGTTATTGGTGCTAGATTAATCTCTCACGCTGGTTCTTTAACTAACTTATCTAAACAAGCTGCTTCTACTGTCCAAATTTTAGGTGCTGAAAAGGCTTTATTCAGAGCATTGAAAACAAAGGGTAACACTCCAAAGTATGGTCTAATTTATCACAGTGGTTTCATTGCCAAGGCTGCTGCTAAAAACAAGGGTAGAATCTCAAGATACTTGGCTAACAAATGTTCCATGGCTTCTAGAATTGATAACTACTCCGATGAACCAACTAACGTCTTTGGTTCTGTCTTAAAGAAACAAGTTGAACAAAGATTAGAATTCTACGCTACCGGTTCTCCAACTTTAAAGAATGAATTAGCTATTCAAGAAGCTATGAAACTATACAACAAGGATGCTCCAAAGAGTGAAGATGCTGCTGAAGAAACTAAATCATCTAAGAAGAGAAAGTTAGAAGTTTCTGACtctgaagatgaagaaaagaaatctAAGAAggagaagaaagaaaagaaggaaaagaaAGACAAGAAGGAAAAGAAGGACAAAAAGGAAAAGAAAGAcaagaaagagaagaaagacaagaaggaaaagaaagataaaaagaagaaggatTAG
- the UGX2 gene encoding Ugx2p (similar to Saccharomyces cerevisiae UGX2 (YDL169C); ancestral locus Anc_7.355), translating to MSRTVEYDDKLLVYSDRMSERLEESNHYLITVSSSEGFKWNQDIFASQYQQSYRVVYDGYDDSYDDLLESFEAKLKQIEVDDIDGGTWPPYNQADIIDDLLFRLQSQLRRSRRKSVHSISFLSDSKTGNFSKQIPVHISIDEETNEDDYFKWLAS from the coding sequence ATGTCAAGAACTGTCGAATATGATGATAAGTTGTTGGTTTACTCCGACAGAATGTCAGAAAGGCTTGAAGAGTCGAATCATTATCTGATCACAGTATCCTCTTCAGAAGGGTTCAAGTGGAATCAAGATATATTTGCTTCGCAATATCAACAAAGTTACAGGGTAGTGTATGATGGTTATGATGATTCTTACGACGATTTGTTAGAGTCGTTCGAAGCAAAACTAAAACAGATTGAAGTTGACGATATCGATGGGGGAACCTGGCCTCCCTATAACCAAGCTGATATAATTGACGACTTACTATTTCGATTGCAGAGTCAATTGAGAAGGtcaagaagaaaatcaGTACATAGTATAAGTTTTCTGTCAGATTCAAAAACTGGAAATTTTAGTAAACAAATCCCAGTGCATATCAgtattgatgaagaaacaaatgaagatgattattttaaatggtTGGCTTCATAG
- the PWP1 gene encoding rRNA-processing protein PWP1 (similar to Saccharomyces cerevisiae PWP1 (YLR196W); ancestral locus Anc_7.356), whose protein sequence is MISATSWVPRGFASEFPVQYELDDEEMERINQLAKLNLEDAKADLEDVEQDNDETEATELDEEKGSKSSEKLKDQIDIDDNLKEFDLEHYDEEPSGTGEDVSIFPGLANEEVKFYEGEEGEDPYITLPTQEDTKEEKEELQVYPTDNMVLATRTEDDISYLDVYVYDDGAGFHDSEIPTEKGDEFDPDVARGFVRDSSLYVHHDLMLPAFPLCVEWLNYRPGSNSEDPANFAAIGTFDPNIEIWNLDITEKAFPDMILGEPMENSMLGMTGKKKKKNSKSKKQHITTHHTDAILSLSHNKHFRSVLASTSADHTVKIWDLNSGDAARSLASIHNNTNVSSSEWHWTNGSILLTSGYDSRVALSDVRISDESQMSKYWSVMGGEDIETATFADENIILCGTDAGNVYSFDVRNGDASKPVWTLKAHDAGISTLNSNRFIPGMMSTGAMGEKTLKLWKFPVSESTSKGPRMVLSRDFDVGNVLSSSFAPDIEVSGNIVIGGVNGGLKLWDVFSNRTVRKIFNDELHGVQKRARDEAKQNGRSSRITRKYIKNDNPDTVLTIEDKGEDEEEREGEDDEGDWEDDM, encoded by the coding sequence ATGATCTCCGCTACATCCTGGGTTCCAAGAGGGTTTGCCTCTGAATTTCCAGTTCAATACGAACTTGACGATGAAGAAATGGAAAGAATCAACCAATTAGCTAAGTTAAATCTAGAAGATGCCAAAGCTGATCTGGAAGATGTCGAACAAGATAATGACGAAACAGAAGCTACCGAACtagatgaagaaaaaggTTCTAAAAGTTCGGAAAAATTGAAGGATCAAATAGATATAGATGACAACTTAAAGGAATTTGACTTAGAGCATTACGATGAAGAACCATCAGGTACTGGTGAAGATGTTTCCATATTTCCAGGTTTAGCAAACGAGGAagttaaattttatgaagGTGAAGAAGGTGAAGACCCTTACATCACTCTACCAACACAAGAAGATactaaagaagaaaaagaagagtTACAAGTGTATCCAACAGATAATATGGTATTGGCTACTAGAACTGAAGATGATATCTCATATCTAGATGTATATGTTTATGATGATGGTGCTGGTTTCCATGACAGCGAAATTCCAACAGAAAAAGGTGACGAATTCGATCCAGATGTGGCTCGTGGCTTTGTCCGTGATAGTTCATTGTACGTTCACCATGATTTAATGTTACCAGCCTTCCCATTATGTGTTGAGTGGTTAAATTACAGGCCAGGTTCTAATTCCGAAGACCCAGCTAATTTCGCTGCTATTGGTACTTTTGATCCAAATATCGAAATTTGGAATTTAGATATTACCGAAAAAGCTTTCCCAGATATGATTTTAGGTGAACCAATGGAAAACTCTATGTTAGGTATGACTGgtaagaaaaagaagaagaactcTAAGAGTAAAAAACAACATATAACTACACACCATACTGATGCCATTCTGTCATTATCTCATAACAAGCATTTCCGTTCCGTATTAGCATCCACGTCTGCTGATCACACCGTCAAAATATGGGATTTGAATTCCGGTGACGCAGCCCGTTCTTTAGCTTCCATCCACAACAATACTAATGTTTCATCCTCTGAATGGCACTGGACTAATGGTTCAATTCTATTAACCAGTGGCTATGACTCACGTGTTGCATTGAGTGATGTAAGAATTTCAGACGAATCTCAAATGTCTAAATACTGGTCAGTTATGGGTGGAGAAGATATAGAAACTGCCACGTTTGctgatgaaaatataatcttATGTGGTACTGATGCCGGTAACGTTTACTCATTTGACGTTAGAAATGGTGATGCTTCTAAACCAGTCTGGACTTTAAAAGCCCATGATGCAGGTATTTCTACGCTGAACTCCAACCGTTTCATTCCAGGTATGATGTCCACTGGTGCTATGGGTGAAAAGACCCTTAAGTTATGGAAATTTCCGGTTAGTGAAAGCACTTCGAAGGGTCCAAGAATGGTCTTATCTCGTGATTTCGACGTTGGTAATGTTTTATCATCTTCTTTTGCTCCAGATATCGAAGTTTCCGGTAACATTGTTATTGGTGGTGTGAATGGTGGTCTAAAATTATGGGATGTTTTCTCTAACAGAACTGTTCgtaaaatattcaatgatGAATTACACGGTGTACAAAAGAGAGCTAGGGATGAAGCCAAACAAAATGGCAGAAGTTCAAGAATCActagaaaatatatcaaaaacGATAACCCTGATACTGTTTTGACAATTGAGGATAAAggtgaagatgaagaagaaagagaagGTGAAGACGATGAGGGTGATTGGGAAGACGACATGtaa
- the NMT1 gene encoding glycylpeptide N-tetradecanoyltransferase NMT1 (similar to Saccharomyces cerevisiae NMT1 (YLR195C); ancestral locus Anc_7.357), translated as MERKLNPETDKKKIEDVLRLLKLNDVDLSKLSEQQRKEMKDHKFWKTQPVPSFDEKIEEEGPIHSDKTPDDIPNEPLPMLPDFEWCTVDIEDEGQLENVFVLLNENYVEDRDAEFRFNYTKDFFKWALKCPGWKPEWNVGVRVKSTGKLVSFISAIPVDLRVRSKFLKSVEINFLCIHKQLRSKRLAPVLIKEITRRVNKENIWHALYTAGTVLPSPISTCRYTHRPLNWSKLCEVGFTALPEGKTNPQMVAQYTLPKGPLMKGFRPLELKDIDETLSLFNRYQERFDLVQLFSKEEFKHWFLGSTDSKVSTESEVIYSYVVENENGKIVDFVSFYSLPFTILNNAVYKNLGIGYLFYYASDADFTYTDRLNPEASEKLKKRLNSLVKDVLIIAKSNKMDVFNALTSQDNSLFLDDLKFGPGDGFLNFYLFNYRAFPVHGGITETKKYDVEKRSDVGIVML; from the coding sequence ATggaaagaaaattaaatccAGAGACTgataagaagaaaatagaaGATGTCTTAAGGTTATTAAAACTGAACGATGTTGATTTATCAAAGTTATCTGAACAGCAAAGGAAAGAGATGAAAGATCACAAATTTTGGAAGACTCAGCCTGTACCTTcttttgatgaaaaaattgaggAGGAAGGACCTATTCATTCAGATAAAACTCCAGACGATATTCCAAATGAACCATTGCCAATGTTGCCTGATTTTGAATGGTGTACTgttgatattgaagatgaaggtcaattagaaaatgttTTTGTATTATTGAATGAAAATTATGTGGAAGATCGTGATGCTGAATTTAGATTTAACTACACAAAAGACTTTTTCAAATGGGCCCTAAAATGTCCAGGTTGGAAACCAGAATGGAATGTTGGTGTTCGTGTTAAGAGTACAGGCAAATTAGTATCATTCATATCAGCTATTCCTGTTGATTTACGAGTGAGATCAAAGTTTTTGAAGAGTGttgaaatcaatttcttATGCATTCATAAGCAGTTGAGATCAAAAAGATTGGCACCAGTTTTGATCAAAGAAATAACTAGAAGAgttaataaagaaaacataTGGCATGCGCTATATACAGCAGGCACCGTTTTACCATCGCCAATTTCTACATGTAGATATACACATCGTCCTTTGAACTGGTCTAAGCTATGTGAAGTTGGCTTTACCGCCTTACCGGAAGGTAAGACCAACCCACAAATGGTTGCTCAATATACATTACCAAAAGGTCCTTTAATGAAAGGATTCCGTCCATTGGAATTGAAAGACATTGATGAAACATTAAGCTTGTTTAATAGGTACCAAGAAAGATTTGATTTGGTACAactattttcaaaagaagaatttaaGCATTGGTTCTTGGGATCTACGGATTCAAAAGTATCTACCGAAAGTGAAGTCATCTATTCTTATGTcgttgaaaatgaaaatggtAAGATAGTTGATTTCGTATCATTTTATTCATTACCATTTACCATTCTGAACAATGCAGTCTATAAAAACTTGGGAATAGGTTATCTATTTTACTACGCATCTGATGCAGACTTTACATACACAGACAGATTGAACCCAGAGGCtagtgaaaaattaaagaaaagattaaattctttagtTAAAGATGTATTAATTATTGCTAAAAGCAATAAGATGGATGTCTTCAATGCATTGACTTCACaagataattcattatttttagatGACTTGAAGTTTGGTCCAGGTGATGGtttcttaaatttttacTTATTCAATTATAGAGCATTCCCAGTACATGGAGGTATAACTGAAACCAAGAAGTATGATGTTGAAAAACGTAGTGATGTCGGTATTGTAATGCTATGA
- the NCW2 gene encoding Ncw2p (similar to Saccharomyces cerevisiae YLR194C; ancestral locus Anc_7.358): MKFSTSALLLTNTVAIASAYENLVAVSNVEGTAAAQTAATQAAAVDGQYSSLVAVSNVEGPLTTVTAAQTSLVAVSNVEGVSSTADASAQEYAVEPSTTVTTTDYLGRTTTEVLWYLPETSVAVASAVSGAETISSAANTDAVVKSVKSAETEKATSSQIAASNNAEALTSSIRNWDEALTTVTATNSDGVVYTSKIWWLPSTSETEATASNDEDAEYTTSYSKYETTYTSTSESELETITTTFSTAIVMRVASTNSTASVHSNATNGAFKNEYGFGAGAGMVALAAFLL, from the coding sequence ATGAAATTTTCCACATCTGCTTTATTATTAACCAACACCGTTGCTATTGCTTCCGCGTATGAGAATTTAGTAGCTGTCTCCAACGTTGAAGGTACTGCTGCTGCCCAAACCGCTGCTACCCAAGCAGCTGCTGTTGATGGCCAATACTCATCTTTAGTTGCTGTTTCTAATGTTGAAGGTCCTTTAACTACAGTTACTGCTGCTCAAACATCTTTAGTTGCTGTCTCAAACGTTGAAGGTGTTTCTTCGACTGCTGATGCTTCCGCTCAAGAATATGCTGTTGAACCAAGTACTACTGTCACAACTACCGATTACCTAGGTAGAACCACCACTGAAGTTTTATGGTATCTACCAGAAACTTCCGTTGCCGTTGCCTCTGCTGTATCTGGTGCTGAAACTATTTCTTCAGCTGCTAACACTGACGCTGTCGTCAAATCTGTCAAATCTGCCGAAACCGAAAAAGCTACATCCAGCCAAATCGCTGCCTCTAACAATGCTGAAGCTTTAACCAGTTCTATTAGAAACTGGGATGAAGCTCTAACTACTGTTACCGCTACTAACTCTGACGGTGTTGTCTACACTTCCAAGATCTGGTGGTTACCATCTACTTCTGAAACCGAAGCCACTGCCTCCAACGATGAAGATGCCGAATACACCACCTCTTACTCCAAGTACGAAACTACTTACACTTCTACCTCCGAAAGTGAATTAGAAACTATCACAACTACCTTTTCCACTGCCATCGTAATGAGGGTTGCCTCTACAAACTCCACTGCTTCCGTTCACTCTAACGCCACCAATGGTGCTTTCAAGAACGAATATGGTTTCGGTGCAGGTGCAGGTATGGTCGCTTTAGCTGCATTCTTATTATAG
- the UPS1 gene encoding Ups1p (similar to Saccharomyces cerevisiae UPS1 (YLR193C); ancestral locus Anc_7.359): MVLWHKNTHIFPNDFTSVSLAFFNRYPNPYASHVLSIDTLERRIDSDGNLHTVRLIKKKGKLPRWVRPLLNNISDSWIVEFSVVDPRLNILKTYTKNLDHTRIIKVEEFTDYQYDKANEYTSVNSMVKFSSGFRLGIKNKIENWSLNKFNENIINSRRGMSFVMKKIKERTLE, encoded by the coding sequence ATGGTACTTTGGCACAAGAACACACATATATTTCCTAATGATTTTACCTCTGTATCTCTAGCATTTTTTAACAGATACCCAAATCCATATGCATCCCACGTTCTGTCTATCGACACTCTAGAGAGACGGATCGACTCTGATGGTAATCTACATACAGTGAGattgataaagaagaaaggTAAGCTTCCTCGCTGGGTGAGACCTTTGTTGAATAACATATCCGATTCATGGATCGTTGAGTTCTCAGTAGTAGATCCTCGATTGAATATCTTGAAGACATACACAAAGAACCTGGACCATACTCGTATTATTAAGGTTGAAGAGTTCACCGACTATCAATATGACAAAGCCAACGAGTACACATCTGTAAATAGCATGGTTAAGTTTTCTAGTGGATTTAGACTAGGGATTAAGAACAAGATCGAAAATTGgtcattaaataaattcaacgaaaatatcatcaataGTAGACGGGGAATGTCCTTCGTTATGAAGAAGATCAAGGAACGCACGCTGGAATGA